ACGGCAGAAGAATAATCCCATCTTCCAGAATTATCATCTCCTGCCGTATTAATTTCGTAATGCCAAAAAACAGCACCTTTAGTGTGACCTGGGAATTTTTTGTAAAATATTTTAAGCGGTTCGTTTTCATGTGCATCAGCGCTATGAATCTGACCCACTACTACAGCGTATGATGCTGCAACTCTAGCATCTCCTGTAGCAGAAACATTCATTACTTTAAGAGTAGCTGTCAATTTATCATTAGCAGTTTTTGGATACCATTTTTTTACTTGCGCTAATTCTGTTCTTGTGTTATTAGACGTTCCATGCGTGTCTCCACCATTTGGTGCCTTAAAAACAATCCAATCGCTATCACTATCATGTGCGGTATAAAAGAAATTTTTATCTTCAAAATTAGTTGCAATACCCGCATTTGAACCGTCACCCAAAATTAATTTCCAGTCCTCAAAAAATGGAATAACGTCGCTTGCGTAAACGGTTTTTTTAACTTCTTTATCATCCGTACTGGGTGTTGTTGTATTCGTTTTCTTTTCAGTATTACCACAGCTATTTAGTATTAAAAAAATACCAAGTGTTAAGAACGTTGCAACTGATGTGAGCGTTTTTTTATGCATTTTAATGATGTTTGATTTCAAATTGTATGGTTCGTAGTTGAATTAGATACTTTTGTATGAGTGGAGTGGAAGCAACTATTTTTTTTCGTTTCTGTCTACGCACGTTGGGATACCTTTTATTTTGATTTACTTCTCGTTAAGAAAACCAACGCTTAAATATAGAGAAAACTTAGAATTAAATAACAGTCCTAACATTACTACCTGTTTTTGTGATATGCAGGTTTCTTTTTCAAAATGATGATTTATGCTCATCATCTGTAATTTGTTGTATCATTTTTTTACAAGTATTTTCACATGTGTTACTTTCACTTAAATAAGTTTGGTGCGATGTACATTTAATGTTTACCTACTGTTTTATCTTCTAATGCTAGCATTAAATATACCTTTCCAAACGCTAAACACCTTCTTTTTGGCTTTTTATAGGGCTGATTGCTGCTAAAGATTCACTAGTTAAAGCGTAGTGCTTTTTATAAATAGTTTAGTTATTGACAGATACAAACTGAGTTTTTAAAAATAATAAAATCTTCGTAATGATAATTATTAGTGTATTGTTATATGTTTTCTCCTAGTAGACGTTTTAGGGGTATATTAGTTTTTATATAAAATAGGTGTTAATCTTCTTCTATTTTATTGCTATGGAATAGAGGCAACGGAGGTGGTGGCATTGGAGTCAAATAATCAAACAAAATTCTTAGTTCTATAGTGTCCTTTACTTCTTCTTTTACTTTGTCAAAAGAACGGGTTATTTTTATTAATAACTCTTTGAGTTGCTTTCCATTTTTTGAATTATTAAGAGTGACTTGAATAAAGGCTTTATTTGGTGATTCAGCATAATAGGGAACTGCGCCATTGTTGAGATAATGTCTTTTTAAAATTCGCTTTAGTTCAGTTATTGAATATCCCTCATCAATTAATAGGGAGTCTGTTTTTATATCTAAAACGTTACAGTATTTTGTTGGTTTACCTCGATAATAATAGGGCATTATTTGTTTTTTACTTTTTTAAGTACACTACATTAAAAAACACCTAGCCCCATATTGATTGAGTTTCTAGAATGTAATTATGACAGGTTTTTCAAGGCCTCAACAACCTCATCTGGCTCGGAACGTATTCTATAATCAACATTAACATAGTTCCATTGTACGACTCCATCTTTTCCTAACACAAACGTAGCCGGTATTGGTAAAATATGACCATTACCATTATTTATTTTTTCTAAATCTAGCTCGCGATCTACACGCATATGTTCTGCTAAAAACTCAGGAACTTCCCAAGCTATACCATATTGCGAAGCAACTTTTGCATCTTGGTCAGACAATACAATAAAACCCATATCATTAATTTCATTTTTTGTCATAGATCCATCGGGTACTTGCGGACTTATGGCAACTAATGTAGCACCTAGTGCATGAATATCGTTTAATCGGGCTTGCAAGGCTCTAAGTTGTAAATTGCAATATGGACACCAATTACCACGATAAAAGGTGATAACAAGAGGACCTTTGTCTAATAAGCTATCTAGAGAAATCAGTTTTCCTTCAGGATTAGGTAGTTCAAAAATTGGAGCTTTTTCGCCAACTTTTATGGCATTATTTCCTTGTTGAAATTCTTTTGCTTTGTTAATAATAGCATCAACACCTTCCATGAACTCTGGATTAGCTTTTCGTCCAGCGGCAATTTTAGCATCAGTTTGTTCTCTTAAGTTTTTCATTATTTTGTATAATTATATAATGTTGTTCTTTACTGTTTTAATGTAAAATTCTATGACCTAATACATTAAGGGATTGTAGCCATAGGAGGCTAAATTTTAATCTTTATGATCAATTACGTGTTTGCTTTCGATAATTTTCAAAGGAAAACAGGGGCAATATAATAACACAAATTTTTCTAGGGGCGACTAAAGTAAACATTTTCGAAACATGTTATGGTTAAACGTTTCATACCCTAGAGTTCCAGTTCCTTAGTATTGTCCTTTTAAGATACGCGTAATTGTTCGCTAAACAGGTGTAGGTAAAATGTTTTTACAGTTTTATAAAGATCAGCGTAAATGCCTATTAGATAGTGCGCGTAAAAGTCCGTTTGGAATTTAAGGAGTATTTATTTTTTCTAATTCCTAATTAGGTTTAGAAGTTACCAAGTCAATTTTTAAAGAGATTATGTATTTTTGCTCCGGTTCTTAAGAATATATAATCTCTTACCGTTTATTTTTTATGGAAATTAAATAAAAACTATAAGCATCGTTTATTTTAAATGGTGTTTCAATTTTATTGGCGTAAGAGCCATGAAAATTAAGATTAATCACGTAAATGCTACTATTTTCATCTATTTTTTAGGGTACCAAGACACTTAAAATAAGCGTTATGCGGGGTTGAAATTCATAGAGTTTCCAACCTCGCACTTCGCATAATCTTTTATTATAATTTGTTCTTTAAAAAAATTAAATTCAATTTTTTTAAGGTTTAGCGTTACAGGCCAAACCCATTGGTTTAACACCTTAGGCTATCTTGTCTACAGCAATTAGCGGTAGTTTTTATGTATCGTTTTAATAAGCCCTTAGTATATGTTGAGAACTCTATTTCAACTATTTTTTAAGGTCTATTTTAGAATCATAAAGTCCTAATTGTTTTCCTTAAGAAAATAATCTTGTAATACAAAAAAGGCTTGCTTTTTCATTCCTTGTTCAGAAATTAATCCTTTTCTATTAAAGTCATCTTGAATTCTTTTTAAAGGGCGTCTTGCAGAACGGAAATCCATCAAAATCCATGGAGACAAACCGGCTATAAAATCAATATTCCGCATCATCTCAATATTGGTTCTGTAAACCTCTGCTTGGTATTCCTCCGTCCAACGTTCATTCTTTTCACCATGTAAACCAAAAAGGGCACCTCCACCAACTTCGCTCATAATCATAGGCTTATTATAGGCACTAGCCCATTTTATTGAAGCACAGCTTTCTGTAGTACCAGCATACCAACCACAATAGTTATTAATGCCGATAACATCAACAACTTCTCCAAGAGGATCTTCAATTAAATTACCCGCTTCACCGCGTCCTTGGGTATCCAAAGCTGCTGTGATGAGACGTGTATCATCAAATTTTCGCGCCTGTTCTGCCAAATTCCCTATGAAATTTAATCTAGATGTGCCTTCAGGTGTTTCGTTCGCCATAGACCACAATATTACTGCTGCTCGGTTTTTATCTCTTGAAATCATCTCTGTAAGCTGGTTTTTAGCATTCGCATAAGTGTCTTCATTATCAAACTGAATAGTCCAATATACAGGTATTTCAGACCAAATTAGAAAACCCATTTTCTCTGCCTCACGTACCATAGCTTCACTATGTGGATAGTGTGCTAAACGAATAAAATTACATCCCAATTCTTTAGCCCATTGTAATAATATTCTACATTCTTCTACAGAAACTACACGTCCGGTTTTAAACGGTGCTTCTTCGTGAATACTTATTCCTTTTAAGAAGATTTGTTTTCCGTTTAATAAGATTTTAGACCCTTCTGTAGCGATGGTTCTAAACCCAATCTGATCGGTAATTTCATCTGTTTCTGTTTTTACAACAACTTCATACGTTTTAGGACTGGTCGGGCTCCAAAGTTTAGGCTTCGCCTTAATCGAAAATTCAGCTTTACCGTCTTTTAGAACTGCACGTACAGTCTTTTTTAGTTCAGGAATAGCTATGCTTACCGCATCACCATTTTTTCCATTAGTAACAGAAACCCAACCTGTAATAACATTAGTAACCCCTTTTGGTAACTGAATTGAATAATCATCAATATGTGATTTAGGCGTGTTAATTAAATGTACAGCCCTTGTAATTCCACCATAATTCCACCAATCTTGGTTTACCGTAGGTAGATTCTCTGCTTTTCGTTTGTTATCTACTTTTACTACGACAAAATTATTACCTTCTTTTAATTTATCGGTAACTTCAAATTGAAAAGGAGTATACCCTCCAACGTGAGAACCTAGGCGTTCCCCATTAAGGTATACGATAGCCTCATAATTTACAGCTTCAAAATACAAGTAAGCTAGTTTATCGGTATCTATAGTATACTCGAAATCTTTTTTGTACCAAACAGTACCTTCGTAATAGTACAACTTATCTAGCTGTGTATTCCAATCTCCAGGAACCATTAACTGTTGGCTGGTCTCAAAATTATATTCTATAAGGTCTGACGGAGACTCCATTTGGGCATTCATGAAATAACCATTATCCATTGGTTTTAGCCTATGGTTGTAATATCCATTCTCAAGTGGATCAACAATCATATCCCACATACCATTTAATGACGTTTTTTCTCTTGAATCAATATTTTGTAATAGTTCAGAAAATCCGGTTTCTTGTGCCGTAAGAAGGGTACTTAAGCTTGTGAGTAAAACTAGTACTGCGTTTTTTATTAGTTTCATAGTTAGATTTAATTAATATTTATGTTTTTCGATGCCCACCCATTTCTGCTTCTTAGGTTGAACTAGAGATTCAATACGTTTTATGATGTTGAAAATAACAGTTTAACATTGAATAGTAGTCATGTGGTTCTTATATTTTTTTTTAATTGTAATTGTTTATAAAAAGAAGAGTGGGTTTTTTGGCTCCACGCTTCAAAAGATTTTCTAAACCTGTAATGGAGTAGGGGTTTAGCAAAATAAACGTTCAACTATATTTAAATTTTAAATACAAATATTTCTGAGCGTTACTACGCTCAGAAATATTGAATTGTTGTTCAAGAAAGGCGTTTACAATTTCAGTAGTCTAAAAGACTTTACAGAAAAGTTCCAGGAAACTATTCTAACATGGTAGGAACAATATCATACGTAAATGCTGTTGCATTAGAATTTATTAAGCCAAACCATCCTCTGTCATCCCATACGGTAAAAGACATGGATTGCCCCAATGTGGCATTCGCAAAGGTTTTATAATACCCTCTAACGATAGCTGTATTTCGTTCCTCAACATTTGTTTCTCTTCCAACACCAAACTCTCCATAGTTTACAGGAACATCTAATGTTGCTGCATGGACGCTTACCTCTTGTATACCTGTTTCGAAAAAAGAATTGCCAGGGAAAGCTGCATTACTACCAGTTTCACCACAAAAAGCCCAAGGAGAATAACTATGTACTTGTATCGCTAAAAAAGCATCTTCTCCTGCTCCTGGAAGACTAGCTTTATCAGGATACACTTCATCTATGTATAAGGCATTACCTTGACTATTTACTCCAACCATTACAAGACGGGTGGTATTATTGCTTCCCGTGCTTCTAATAGCATCGTAACCTATTTTATTTACTTTTCTAGTATACGCTAATGCTGTAGGATCTGTTGGGTCTGGAAATGGACCTGTACCATCATTTTCACCTAAATTACCTTCTGGTTCATTGAGCACTTCAAAAATTAAAAAACTTGGATAATCTTTGAAATAAGTAGCTATTCCAGTCCAAAGAGTTTCAAATTTAATATCAAAACTAGAAGATCCGTCATAATTATCTTTCAACCAAGATTCATGATGTGTATTTAGTACCACATACATTTCTTGACTAAT
This genomic stretch from Cellulophaga algicola DSM 14237 harbors:
- a CDS encoding glycoside hydrolase family 2 protein, producing the protein MKLIKNAVLVLLTSLSTLLTAQETGFSELLQNIDSREKTSLNGMWDMIVDPLENGYYNHRLKPMDNGYFMNAQMESPSDLIEYNFETSQQLMVPGDWNTQLDKLYYYEGTVWYKKDFEYTIDTDKLAYLYFEAVNYEAIVYLNGERLGSHVGGYTPFQFEVTDKLKEGNNFVVVKVDNKRKAENLPTVNQDWWNYGGITRAVHLINTPKSHIDDYSIQLPKGVTNVITGWVSVTNGKNGDAVSIAIPELKKTVRAVLKDGKAEFSIKAKPKLWSPTSPKTYEVVVKTETDEITDQIGFRTIATEGSKILLNGKQIFLKGISIHEEAPFKTGRVVSVEECRILLQWAKELGCNFIRLAHYPHSEAMVREAEKMGFLIWSEIPVYWTIQFDNEDTYANAKNQLTEMISRDKNRAAVILWSMANETPEGTSRLNFIGNLAEQARKFDDTRLITAALDTQGRGEAGNLIEDPLGEVVDVIGINNYCGWYAGTTESCASIKWASAYNKPMIMSEVGGGALFGLHGEKNERWTEEYQAEVYRTNIEMMRNIDFIAGLSPWILMDFRSARRPLKRIQDDFNRKGLISEQGMKKQAFFVLQDYFLKENN
- a CDS encoding polysaccharide lyase family 7 protein; the protein is MHKKTLTSVATFLTLGIFLILNSCGNTEKKTNTTTPSTDDKEVKKTVYASDVIPFFEDWKLILGDGSNAGIATNFEDKNFFYTAHDSDSDWIVFKAPNGGDTHGTSNNTRTELAQVKKWYPKTANDKLTATLKVMNVSATGDARVAASYAVVVGQIHSADAHENEPLKIFYKKFPGHTKGAVFWHYEINTAGDDNSGRWDYSSAVWGNDFSVVGTGESTYPDEPKDGIALGEEFSYEVEVKDGMMTLKFTSEGHETKTFTKNLIASEYTTTADIPKQTQELFVPIGQDGVERKEAYTGEGCFFKLGAYNQTNGKSPEVNKNWCSGAETHGGDIQKQYADGNYAEVWFKTASISVSDAAVSNEGYFTKNDLK
- a CDS encoding glycoside hydrolase family 5 protein — protein: MTHWLKFLSLVFLLTSCSCSQDEKIVFVNGDEASLASNNSNLLTAKKIILEMNAGFNVGNTFDNNVNNPTFSSVKPIIDFYKEAGMDHVRIPTTWMDRFEGDHLADADGNINVNHPRFLELVQVIDYAISQEMYVVLNTHHESWLKDNYDGSSSFDIKFETLWTGIATYFKDYPSFLIFEVLNEPEGNLGENDGTGPFPDPTDPTALAYTRKVNKIGYDAIRSTGSNNTTRLVMVGVNSQGNALYIDEVYPDKASLPGAGEDAFLAIQVHSYSPWAFCGETGSNAAFPGNSFFETGIQEVSVHAATLDVPVNYGEFGVGRETNVEERNTAIVRGYYKTFANATLGQSMSFTVWDDRGWFGLINSNATAFTYDIVPTMLE
- a CDS encoding peroxiredoxin-like family protein yields the protein MKNLREQTDAKIAAGRKANPEFMEGVDAIINKAKEFQQGNNAIKVGEKAPIFELPNPEGKLISLDSLLDKGPLVITFYRGNWCPYCNLQLRALQARLNDIHALGATLVAISPQVPDGSMTKNEINDMGFIVLSDQDAKVASQYGIAWEVPEFLAEHMRVDRELDLEKINNGNGHILPIPATFVLGKDGVVQWNYVNVDYRIRSEPDEVVEALKNLS